A DNA window from Roseovarius sp. Pro17 contains the following coding sequences:
- a CDS encoding PHA/PHB synthase family protein — protein sequence MATSDGAIDLGDKVVSAIGADTDVQASGIAQEARTTSDIYEALNHGTQVWLSRFTHGLSPAALMGAWFDWATHITAAPGKQLQLVEKANEQVRRHIRYAIECAGSAEPAEPCIEPLPQDRRFRADGWKTKPFNVIHQGFLQQQQWWHNVVTGVPGVTAQHERELQFLTRQILDAFSPSNFPWTNPEVLTRTRKESGLNLIRGAQNYLQDIQNTAAGAAPDGADFYQPGRDVAATKGAVVYRNHLIELIQYKPLTDTVRPEPILIVPAWIMKYYILDLSQQNSMVRYLVEQGYTVFMISWKNPNAEDRDLTMDDYRRHGIMDALQVIAAILPGRKVQAVGYCLGGTLLSIAAAAMARDGDDRLASLTLLASQVDFTEPGELGLFINESQLAFLDGVMWRQGYLDTTQMAGAFQMLRSNDMIWSRMTRDYLMGEREPMFDLMAWNADATRMPYRMHSEYLRKLYLNNDLAEGRFEVDGRPVHISDIRVPIFALGTVRDHVAPWQSVFKIDVLSDTDVTFALTSGGHNAGIVSEPGHPGRTFRIRVKGATERQIDPETWMQETPERDGSWWGVWASWLGERSGEPTALPDMGDPNSAHPAIVDAPGTYVFQQ from the coding sequence ATGGCCACGTCTGATGGGGCGATAGATCTGGGTGACAAGGTGGTGAGCGCGATAGGTGCTGACACAGATGTACAGGCATCGGGCATCGCACAAGAAGCGCGTACCACTTCAGACATTTATGAGGCTCTCAATCACGGCACCCAAGTCTGGCTGTCCCGCTTCACGCATGGATTGTCGCCAGCCGCCCTGATGGGCGCTTGGTTCGACTGGGCGACACATATAACAGCGGCGCCGGGCAAGCAGTTGCAATTGGTCGAAAAGGCCAACGAACAAGTGCGCCGACACATCCGCTATGCAATCGAATGTGCGGGCAGTGCCGAGCCCGCCGAGCCCTGCATCGAGCCGTTGCCACAAGACCGGCGCTTTCGCGCGGACGGTTGGAAAACGAAACCGTTTAATGTGATTCATCAAGGTTTCCTGCAGCAGCAGCAATGGTGGCACAATGTCGTCACCGGCGTGCCCGGTGTGACCGCACAACATGAACGCGAATTGCAGTTCCTGACGCGTCAAATCCTCGACGCGTTTTCGCCCTCCAATTTTCCATGGACCAACCCCGAGGTTCTGACGAGGACCCGCAAAGAAAGCGGTCTGAACCTAATCAGGGGAGCGCAGAATTACCTGCAAGATATTCAGAATACTGCGGCCGGAGCGGCGCCAGATGGCGCCGATTTCTATCAGCCGGGCCGGGACGTCGCAGCGACGAAGGGAGCGGTCGTCTATCGCAATCATTTGATTGAGCTCATTCAGTACAAACCACTCACGGACACAGTCCGACCAGAGCCGATCCTGATCGTCCCAGCTTGGATCATGAAATACTACATACTCGACCTGTCGCAGCAGAATTCCATGGTGCGCTACCTCGTCGAGCAGGGCTACACCGTCTTTATGATTTCATGGAAAAATCCCAATGCAGAGGACCGTGACCTGACGATGGACGACTACCGCCGCCATGGTATCATGGACGCACTGCAGGTGATCGCAGCCATCCTTCCCGGGCGAAAGGTTCAAGCGGTGGGATACTGTTTGGGCGGGACGCTGCTATCCATTGCAGCGGCGGCAATGGCGCGGGATGGCGACGACCGGCTGGCCTCGCTTACGCTGCTAGCTAGTCAGGTCGATTTCACAGAGCCGGGCGAGTTGGGGCTGTTCATCAACGAGAGCCAGCTTGCGTTTCTCGACGGCGTCATGTGGCGGCAGGGCTATCTGGACACAACCCAGATGGCGGGTGCGTTCCAGATGCTGCGCTCCAATGACATGATCTGGTCACGGATGACCCGCGATTATCTGATGGGCGAGCGCGAGCCGATGTTCGATCTGATGGCTTGGAACGCGGATGCCACAAGGATGCCTTACCGGATGCATTCGGAATATCTGCGCAAGCTATATCTGAACAATGATCTGGCCGAAGGACGGTTTGAAGTCGATGGCCGCCCGGTTCACATCTCTGACATACGGGTGCCGATTTTTGCGCTGGGCACGGTCAGGGATCACGTCGCCCCGTGGCAGTCGGTTTTCAAGATTGACGTGCTGAGCGATACCGACGTGACCTTTGCGCTGACCAGCGGTGGGCACAATGCCGGGATTGTGTCTGAGCCGGGCCATCCAGGGCGTACCTTCCGGATCCGGGTCAAGGGCGCGACAGAGCGTCAGATTGATCCCGAGACATGGATGCAGGAAACCCCCGAGCGAGACGGATCGTGGTGGGGGGTATGGGCGAGTTGGCTGGGCGAACGGTCCGGCGAACCGACCGCTCTGCCTGACATGGGCGATCCCAATTCCGCCCATCCTGCCATCGTGGACGCGCCCGGAACCTACGTGTTTCAGCAATAA